Genomic segment of Lemur catta isolate mLemCat1 chromosome 2, mLemCat1.pri, whole genome shotgun sequence:
TTGCCCCTGGAGTCAGGCCCCCGCCCCTTGGTGGGACCCCAGCCCTGACGCTGGGTCACCCTCAGTCCCAGGTCCTGGTGGCTGCATTTTGTATGTCACAGGCGGGGTCTCCCTGGCTGTGCCACATAGCCAGGCAGCAGAAGTAGCATCAGCCACCTGCTGTCCCTCCCAGGCCCCCGGCCCACCGCCGCAGAGCACGGGGTGTTTGAGGAACCCCTCTGCGGCCTGGCGTTGGTGGGGCCCTTCCCACCTCAGaaccctccacctcccctcccgGCCGGAGGCCTGTCCACCACAGCAGGGCCGCCGTCCCTCAGGAGAGCAGGGTCACACCAGCCTCGGCCTTACCCTCCTTGGCCCGGGCCCTGGGGGTCGTGGCGAGGATCAAGGGAAGTCACGTGTGTCGGCCCACCCCgtgcagcccccacctccccataGTCCAGGAGAGAAAGCTGCAGGTGGACTgtgacccccaccccctgccatgTTGGGTCAGAAGGGGAGGCTGGGCCTAGGCCTGGACCATCGTTCCAGAGCCCCTGAGAAGGCAGAGTGCCAGGTGGTTGGGCCGTGTGGGGAGgaccccacctgcccaccctgtGCTTCGTGGCTGGACCTTCCCCTGAACTTCCCATCCCGGTGCCCCCGTGCTGCACCCGAGGCGCCTGGGCTTGTCTAGGTGTCCGGGGAGCTGTGGGAAGTTCCCCAGGTTGCACCCCCAGGCGTATCTCGTGACAGTCTGGGAAGAAGCAGCCCTGACAGGGCCGTGTGGACTGGGCCCCCTGTGCCCCGCACCCCCATGTGGTTCCCCCAGGGTCTGTGGGAAATTCCCCCAGGTGGCAGGTCCCACGAGGAAGCTGCAGGGACCGCAGCCCTCGGTGGCTGAGCCTGGCGCCTCTGTCCTCCGCAGGACAAAATCCCCATGGCCCAGCGCCGCCGCTTCACGCGGGTGGAGATGGCCCGCGTGCTCATGGAGCGAAACCAGTACAAGGAGCGGCTGATGGAGCTGCAGGAGGCCGTGCGGTGGACCGAGATGatcaggtggggctggggcctgggagccGGTCCCCACGGGGTGTCACCAAGGCGCCCGCCCTCCATGTGTGACCCCTCACACCGCCTCTCTCCTGGGAAGACAGAGGGCGCTGGGGCCTCCCGGGGAGCCTGCGGGGTCCCAGGCAGGGAGTGGGAAGCCCCAGCGAGCTCCTCCCCGTGCCCCTCCCCGCAGGGCGTCCCGAGAGCACCCCTCCGTGCAGGAGAAGAAGAAGTCCACCATCTGGCAGTTGTGAGCTGCGGCGCCGGGCGGGTCTGGCTGGCGGCTGAGGGAGGCGGGGAGGCTCCGGGGCCACGGCCGCCCCTCACTCCCTGTGCCCCGCAGCTTCAGCCGCCTCTTCAGCTCCTCGTCCAGCCCCCCTCCAGCCAAGCGGGCCTACCCCTCCGTGAACATCCACTACAAGTCGCCCACCACGGCCGGCTTCAGCCAGCGCCGGAACCACGGCATGTGCCAGATCTCGGCGGGCAGCCGACCCCTCGAGTTCTTCCCCGATGAGTGAGTGTCCCGCAGCCTCAGTCCTGGACCGCAAGGGGCGGGGAGATGTGTCCCGGGGCCCCTCCCCTCCAGAGGGCCGGCCTCACCTCTCGGGACCCCCGGCCGAGGTGTCAGGGGTCGTGGCCTCTCCATGCAACTGTGCTGGCCCCGGGCAGCCACCTCAGGCCCACGTCCGAGAAGGAATCACTGAGCCCAGGCCTGGGCTTTCGAGCGCGGGGTGATGGTGACAGTAGAATGGGCTCCTGCTCAGGCAGGTGCTGGGTGTGGCCGCTAAGCCCCAGGCCACACCTGGTGCTGGGGACAGCCACCCTCCCCTCAGACGGACCACGGCCTCCTCTGGGGTTCCCTCCCTGCCCCGTGGGGCCGGCCTGCGGGGCTGAGCCCTGGACAGGGGAGTCACCTGCTGTCCCCTCCGCCCAGCGACTGCACGTCCTCTGCGCGGCGGGAGCAGAAGCGCGAGCAGTACCGGCAGGTGCGGGAGCACGTGCGCAACGACGACGGGCGGCTGCAGGCCTGCGGCTGGAGCCTGCCCGCCAAGTACAAGCAGGTGCGCGGGGCGCACGGGGAGGGGTCGGGGCCGcacggggagggggcggggccacACGCACCGGCCCCTCCGCCTGGCCTGTCCCTGCGAtccctgggcaggggaggagcccCAAAGCTCCCAGGGCCCCCCTGCCCAGGGCCGGCGCAGGGGCCCGGTTCcggaagggagggcaggaagggtggCGGGCCGGGCCGCGCCCTCAGCACCCTCCTGCTGGTTGCAGCTGAGTCCCAGTGGGGCCCAGGAGGACACGAGGATGAAGAACGTGCCTGTCCCCGTGTACTGCCGGCCTCTGGTGGAGAAGGACCCGACCATGAAGGTGGGAGgcaggctggggggcgggggcccTCCCAGCAGCCAGCAGGGGGGTGCGCCCCACACCACGGCCCTGTCCCTGCAGCTATGGTGCGCTGCTGGCGTCAGCCTGAACGGGTGGAAGCCTCCGGAAGACGACCCTGGGAACGGGGCCAAGCCCACACCAGGCCGTGACCCTCTGACCTGCGACCGAGAAGCGGACGGCGAGCCCAGGAGCAACCACGCGTCCCCTGAGAAGAAGAAGGTTGGGGTGCCCAGCCTCGGCCACCGGCGCAGCCTCTCCCACTCCGAGTCCCTGGACAGCTCAGCCAGGGTCTGGTCGGGAGGGACGAGACAGGACAGCTGGGGACAGTCCCTCAGGCTGGGTGGATGAGGTGGGAGCTCCTGGCTCCCATGGCCGCCATCAGTCCTGCCTTGGAGCGTTGGCGGGCTGTGCCCACCCTCAGCGGTGGGGCTACAAAGGGGCCTGGGCACAGTGGACGGCAGCCGGTGGCTCGGCCAGGAGCTTCTCTCTGAGGGGGGAGCACAGTCGCCGCCCGCAGGGGTGCAGCGGGGGCAGGGCTGGCACAGGGAATGCTTCCTGGCTGGAGTCCAGGGCTTGGTTTTAGGTCCTGGCTTGATTTGGGGGCCAGCGACTTAGCCTCTGGGGGCTGCAGTCTTCCTCTGCAGAAGCGAGACCATGGACGTGAACGATTTAGATGACGTGTCCTGGCCGTGAGGACAGCTGTGCCTCTAAGGCCATGGTCAAAACTAGGTCCTGAGAGACTCTGGGAGACCCCATGTGACCCCACGGTGCTGCCGGGGTGGCTTTGATCCCGTGCTCTGCAACAGGCAAAGGAGACGCCTGAGACGGATGCCACCTCCAGCCGGGTGTGGATCCTCACCAGCACCCTGAGCACCAGCAAGGTGGTCATCGTGGACGCCAACCAGCCAGGCACCGTGGTGGACCAGTTCACGGTGTGCAACGCCCACGTGCTGTGCATCGCCAGCATCCCCGGTGAGCCGCGGGGGCAGGAGCTCCCCTTTGTGGGGGGTGGCTGGACGTTAGGGGGAGGCCTGCCGGGCAGCGCCCACCGCCTACCGTCTGTGACACCCTGAGACACAGGAGCGTGGCAGTGAGTCGCTGGCCACCTCGTCTGCTCGGTCCTGCTGCCGACATGGGACGTGGTGCTTCCCTGCCAGGAGGCCATAGTCTTTTGTGACTGAgactcgctctgtcacccaggctggagtgccatggtgtctgCCTCGCTCacggcaacctccaactcctgagctcaagtgatcctcctgcctcagcctcccagagtgctgggactgcaggcgtgaccactgtgcccggcccagaaAACATTTCTTTGTCCCGAATGTGAAAGCTCCAGCTGGGCCCCAACCCCgctgcctggcccagggcccgGAGAGCTGGGGTCAGGGGAGGGGCTCGTCGTCACCCGCTGGGGCAGCAGCCCTGTGATGCTCTGGGCCCAGCCCAGCACTGCACACAGGGAGGGGTGACAAAGGTCTCTGGCGTGAACCCCAGCCACCTGCTGAGACGCTTTGCCTCAGCATTCCCAGGGGTCTCTCCCAGGTCACAGTTTTTTTCTCCCAGAACCAGCGTCCCAGTACTCACTCCGCATGGCCAGGGCGCAGCCCATAGAACGGGTTTGCCAAAGCCCCAGGCCTCCGGGCCGGCGGCCGCGAGCAGGCTGTGGTGGTGCCGTGTGTTGAGGCGGGTCCCactgggagaggggcagagacaggcccgtcccctctcctcccacctcaccaAGCTGTGAGCTCTGGGTGTGGCCCTCAGTGTGCCACTCCGGCGGGCTGACCGGCGTGGGACTCTCCCCCCAGCGGCCAGCGACAGCGACTACCCGCCAGGGGAGATGTTCCTGGACAGCGACATGAACCCAGAGGACTCAGGCACCGACGGTGTGCTGGCCGGCATCACCCTGGTGGGCTGTGCCACCCGCTGCAATGTGCCACGTAGCAACTGCTCCTCCCGAGGGGACACCCCAGTGCTGGACAAGGAGCAGGGTGAGTCCTGGGCAGGCTGTTCCCCGTCCCCTCGTTCCTGCGACTCTGCCTCGCCCACACTCACCTCTCCTTCCACAGGGGAGGTGGCTGCTGTTGCCAATGGGAAGGTCAACCCATCCCAGTCCACAGAGGAGGCCACGGAGGCCACGGAGGTGCCAGACCCTGGCCCCAGTGAGCCAGAGGCGGCGGCGGTGCGGCCCGGGCCCCTCACGGAGCACGTCTTCACTgacccggcccccgccccgccctccggCACCCAGCCTGGCAGGTGGGCTCTCAGGCCAGAGTGGAGAGGGGAGCGGGGGGAGCCTGGCAGGGTCACAGGGCCACCCTGGAGCCACCGTCCTTCCCACAGTGAGAACGGGCTGGAGCCCGACGGCAGTGCTGCGCAGCCAGGGCCGGAGCCCAGCGGAGACCCCGCAGGAGCGGGCAGCAGTGCCGCGCCCACCATGTGGCTGGGAGCCCAGAACGGCTGGTAGGCAGGGCCCCGGGGCAAGGGTGGCGGGAGGTCTCCGGACCAGCCCCGCCCACcgcccgccctccctccctccgcagGCTCTACGTGCACTCGGCGGTGGCCAACTGGAAGAAGTGCCTGCACGCCATCAAGCTGAAGGACTCCGTGCTCAGCCTGGTGTAGGTCGGGTGACGGGTGGGTGCTGGGTGGCCCGGCCTGTGCCCTTCCTGTGTGGCTGAGCCTGGCTCCACCTCCCCCTCAGGCACGTCAAAGGCCGTGTGCTGGTGGCCCTGGCAGATGGGACGCTGGCCATCTTTCACCGTGGCGAAGGTAAGGCttggtggccctgggcaggtgggcGGTGGCCGGTGACCCTGCCTGAGACTGGCCAAGGGGCTCCCTGGGTCCCCGGGGCCTGTCCTCAGCCTGGCAGGGGCGTCTCCAGCCCCGGCCCAAGAGCGGGCCGGGCcgtggccaggctgggcaggtgTCGGGGTCGCCCTGCAGATGGCCAGTGGGACCTGAGCAACTACCACCTGATGGGCCTGGGCCACCCGCACCACTCCATCCGCTGCATGGCCGTGGTGTTCGACCGCGTCTGGTGCGGCTACAAGAACAAGGTGCACGTCATCCAGCCCAAGACCATGCAGATTGAGGCGAGTGCCACGGCGGCCTGGGCCGGGAGGGAGGGCTGACGGCGTCACCTCCACACTCGCCACCAAGCTGCATGAGGTCAAGGGAGAAAACAGGCGCAGACAAGTCACTCATTTGTTCAAGGTcacgggcaggggaggggcagccagCCTGTGGGGGGCCAGCCTTCTGCTGTTCACCCTTGAAACAGAAGCCCAGGGGACACCTGTGTGGGCCCTAGTCTTCCCTTCGGCCGCCCCAAGGCTCAGGCTCCTCACGGGGGCCTGGACCCCCTGCAGCCAAGCAGGCGCCGGGCTGGAGGTCGGTGTGGGGCTCATGGACATCGGGGCGACCTCAGGGCTGCAGCAGGGCCAGGGGTCctgcccttcctctccttccacaCCGTTGACGGGCACCGCGACCCCACAGAAGTCGTTTGACGCCCACCCCCGGCGGGAGAGCCAGGTGCGGCAGCTGGCGTGGATCGGCGACGGGGTGTGGGTGTCTATCCGCTTGGACTCCACCCTGCGGCTCTACCACGCCCACACCCACCAGCACCTGCAGGATGTGGACATCGAGCCCTACGTCAGCAAGATGCTGGGTGAGGGGCTGTGccaggcggggggtgggggccgCGCCCCGGCTGCGCTGACTGTGTCCTCCCGTTCGCACCCCAGGCACCGGCAAGCTGGGCTTCTCCTTCGTGCGCATCACGGCTCTGCTCATCGCCGGCAGCCGCCTCTGGGTGGGCACTGGCAACGGGGTTGTCATCTCCATCCCCCTGACTGAGAGTGAGTGGCCCCAGGGACATCTGCAGAGATGGTGAGGGCTGGGGGGGGCTCCGCAAGCCACTCAGGAGGACGCGGGCTGCCCGGGctcacctcctctcctctccctccctgcgcTGCGCCACCAGCCGTGGTCCTGCACCGAGGCCAGCTCCTGGGGCTGCGAGGTGAGTCCCGAGTCCTGCCTGCCGTGGCCGCGGGTCCTGCAGGcaccttcctgccctcccctcggCTTCCGGGCAGCCGGGGCGCCCCACCTGGAGCTCAGCCCCCCTCCTCCCGCCCTGCCTGTCTCAGCCAACAAGACGTCCCCCACGTCTGGGGAGGGAGCACGCCCGGGAGGCGTCATCCATGTGTACGGGGACGACGGCAGCGACAAGGCGGCCAGCAGCTTCATCCCCTACTGCTCCAtggcccaggcccagctctgctTCCACGGGCACCGGGATGCCGTCAAGTTCTTTGTCTCGGTGCCAGGTGAGGGCCGGGCTGGTTccctggctcccacccccacagccctgggGCAGCGGGACCCTGTTGGGGAGGCTGCCGTCCTGAGGTCCCTGCGCCCCACAGGGAACGTGCTGGCCACCCTCAACGGCAGCGTGCTCGACAGCCCGTCCGAGGGCCCGGGGCCCGCCGCCCCCGCGGAGGCCGAGGGCCAGAAGCTGAGGAACGTGCTGGTGCTGAGCGGCGGCGAAGGCTACATCGACTTCCGCATCGGTGAGTGGGCACCGGCCGGGAGGCGGGCCCCGGTGCTGGCCGACGGACCCGGCCCTCACAgctgccacccacccccaggGGACGGAGAAGACGATGAGACAGAGGAAGGCAGTGGGGACGTGAGCCAGGTGAAGCCCGTGCTGTCCAAGGCGGAGCGCAGCCACGTCATCGTGTGGCAGGTGTCCTACACGCCCGAGTGAGGCCACCTCCACCACCCCGCCCTGCCTGATGCCAACGTGTACATAGgacccccacccacctgcccctctCTAACCTCTCAACCTGCAGCTTTCACCTGAGGTCCAGCCCCTCCAGCTGGCAGGGAGTGCAGCCACGCggggcagctgggaggaggggagcaggtgGCATTTTCCACCTGAGAGGGGAAGACCCTCTCGGGGACACCCTTTCTTCAGTGGCTCCTGGCTGGTGTCCAGCCCAAAGTCCTCAAGTCCCAGGGCACCTCAGGGCCAGAGTGAGGCGGGATCCAGTGTGGGCAGCTGCTGCAGGTGACGCCCGAGTCTTCCCGCCCTGAGCCCACCTGCCTTTGCatgctgctgggggtgggggtggggctcagcCTGTCCCCCGGCCCTTGTCTCCCTAAGGGAACTAGGCCGGTGATGAGCCTTTGCCCAGGGAGGTGGGGCTCAGGCTGCCCAGGTGCCTGGCCCCCAGCTGGCCTTTGGGGCTCCCCCTGTCCCCAGGCTTccttccctcagcccccaccctggCATCCCCCTGCCCAGGGACCTGGCATGAAAGCACGGGGCCAGGCACTCTGGGGCAGCTGCTTGAACAGAGGCCAGACATCCTCATCCCACTGGAGCCCTCACCAACCTGTGTCTCCCCCAGGCTCTACCTGGGCAGAAGACTCACCTTGGAGGAGCAGGGCCCTGCAGTCCTGCCCCTCCCAGAAGCCCCTAGGGTGGAACCTCTCAGGCTGCCAGGGCAGGCCCAGCCTCAGGAAGAAGGGGAGGCCTCGGCCTCTCCTGGGGTCAGCCCTAGGGTGCAGGCTCAGCCTCAGGTAGATGGGGGACGGTGTGCGCCTGGGGCCTGCCTCCCGCACAGGGCTCCGAGGAGCCCAGCTCCCAGACACGCTAAGTGCCTAGGGTTGCCCGCTGTGGCCTACTCGGAGAGCAACTGATGAAAGAGGCTGCCCAGCAGAGGCCTGAAAGGGCTAAGGAGTCGTGTCCAGCCGGGCTCTAGGCATGGGGGGCAGCCACCCTGGACTGCCCTCCGGGGTGGGTGGGCCTCGCTGGTCTCCCCCCACCTTCCTAGGCACAGGCCCTTAGGGcagcccagccctctgcccacccctcccaccaGAGAAGCACAGACCTCGGGGAGCTGTCCTACGAGCCCAGCTGGCCACCCTGAACTGCAGCCTCACATGGCTGCAGGCTTCTCCCGCCACCCGCCACCTCCACTGTGATGTACGTCGGGTCCCTTGTCTGTCCCGCAGGATCGTGAAGTGACTCGGGGGCTAGCCGGGTGGGCATagctgggggaaggggctgggt
This window contains:
- the MAPK8IP3 gene encoding C-Jun-amino-terminal kinase-interacting protein 3 isoform X4 produces the protein MMEIQMDEGGGVVVYQDDYCSGSVMSERVSGLAGSIYREFERLIHCYDEEVVKELMPLVVNVLENLDSVLSENQEHEVELELLREDNEQLLTQYEREKALRRQAEEKFIEFEDALEQEKKELQIQVEHYEFQTRQLELKAKNYADQISRLEERESEMKKEYNALHQRHTEMIQTYVEHIERSKMQQVGGSGQTEGSLPGRSPRQSWRKSRKERPTSLNVFPLADGMVRAQMGGKLVPAGDHWHLSDLGQLQSSSNYQCPQDEMSESGQSSAAATPSTTGTKSNTPTSSVPSAAVTPLNESVQPLGGYGGGSKNTRAREKRNSRNMEVQVTQEMRNVSIGMGSSDEWSDVQDIIDSTPELDMCPETRLDRTGSSPTQGIVNKAFGINTDSLYHELSTAGSEVIGDVDEGADLLGEFSVRDDFFGMGKEVGNLLLENSQLLETKNALNVVKNDLIAKVDQLSGEQEVLKGELEAAKQAKVKLENRIKELEEELKRAKSEAIVARREPREEVEDDKIPMAQRRRFTRVEMARVLMERNQYKERLMELQEAVRWTEMIRASREHPSVQEKKKSTIWQFFSRLFSSSSSPPPAKRAYPSVNIHYKSPTTAGFSQRRNHGMCQISAGSRPLEFFPDDDCTSSARREQKREQYRQVREHVRNDDGRLQACGWSLPAKYKQLSPSGAQEDTRMKNVPVPVYCRPLVEKDPTMKLWCAAGVSLNGWKPPEDDPGNGAKPTPGRDPLTCDREADGEPRSNHASPEKKKAKETPETDATSSRVWILTSTLSTSKVVIVDANQPGTVVDQFTVCNAHVLCIASIPAASDSDYPPGEMFLDSDMNPEDSGTDGVLAGITLVGCATRCNVPRSNCSSRGDTPVLDKEQGEVAAVANGKVNPSQSTEEATEATEVPDPGPSEPEAAAVRPGPLTEHVFTDPAPAPPSGTQPGSENGLEPDGSAAQPGPEPSGDPAGAGSSAAPTMWLGAQNGWLYVHSAVANWKKCLHAIKLKDSVLSLVHVKGRVLVALADGTLAIFHRGEDGQWDLSNYHLMGLGHPHHSIRCMAVVFDRVWCGYKNKVHVIQPKTMQIEKSFDAHPRRESQVRQLAWIGDGVWVSIRLDSTLRLYHAHTHQHLQDVDIEPYVSKMLGTGKLGFSFVRITALLIAGSRLWVGTGNGVVISIPLTETVVLHRGQLLGLRANKTSPTSGEGARPGGVIHVYGDDGSDKAASSFIPYCSMAQAQLCFHGHRDAVKFFVSVPGNVLATLNGSVLDSPSEGPGPAAPAEAEGQKLRNVLVLSGGEGYIDFRIGDGEDDETEEGSGDVSQVKPVLSKAERSHVIVWQVSYTPE
- the MAPK8IP3 gene encoding C-Jun-amino-terminal kinase-interacting protein 3 isoform X8, with translation MMEIQMDEGGGVVVYQDDYCSGSVMSERVSGLAGSIYREFERLIHCYDEEVVKELMPLVVNVLENLDSVLSENQEHEVELELLREDNEQLLTQYEREKALRRQAEEKFIEFEDALEQEKKELQIQVEHYEFQTRQLELKAKNYADQISRLEERESEMKKEYNALHQRHTEMIQTYVEHIERSKMQQVGGSGQTEGSLPGRSRKERPTSLNVFPLADGMVRAQMGGKLVPAGDHWHLSDLGQLQSSSNYQCPQDEMSESGQSSAAATPSTTGTKSNTPTSSVPSAAVTPLNESVQPLGGYGGGSKNTRAREKRNSRNMEVQVTQEMRNVSIGMGSSDEWSDVQDIIDSTPELDMCPETRLDRTGSSPTQGIVNKAFGINTDSLYHELSTAGSEVIGDVDEGADLLGEFSGMGKEVGNLLLENSQLLETKNALNVVKNDLIAKVDQLSGEQEVLKGELEAAKQAKVKLENRIKELEEELKRAKSEAIVARREPREEVEDVSSYLCTELDKIPMAQRRRFTRVEMARVLMERNQYKERLMELQEAVRWTEMIRASREHPSVQEKKKSTIWQFFSRLFSSSSSPPPAKRAYPSVNIHYKSPTTAGFSQRRNHGMCQISAGSRPLEFFPDDDCTSSARREQKREQYRQVREHVRNDDGRLQACGWSLPAKYKQLSPSGAQEDTRMKNVPVPVYCRPLVEKDPTMKLWCAAGVSLNGWKPPEDDPGNGAKPTPGRDPLTCDREADGEPRSNHASPEKKKAKETPETDATSSRVWILTSTLSTSKVVIVDANQPGTVVDQFTVCNAHVLCIASIPAASDSDYPPGEMFLDSDMNPEDSGTDGVLAGITLVGCATRCNVPRSNCSSRGDTPVLDKEQGEVAAVANGKVNPSQSTEEATEATEVPDPGPSEPEAAAVRPGPLTEHVFTDPAPAPPSGTQPGSENGLEPDGSAAQPGPEPSGDPAGAGSSAAPTMWLGAQNGWLYVHSAVANWKKCLHAIKLKDSVLSLVHVKGRVLVALADGTLAIFHRGEDGQWDLSNYHLMGLGHPHHSIRCMAVVFDRVWCGYKNKVHVIQPKTMQIEKSFDAHPRRESQVRQLAWIGDGVWVSIRLDSTLRLYHAHTHQHLQDVDIEPYVSKMLGTGKLGFSFVRITALLIAGSRLWVGTGNGVVISIPLTETVVLHRGQLLGLRANKTSPTSGEGARPGGVIHVYGDDGSDKAASSFIPYCSMAQAQLCFHGHRDAVKFFVSVPGNVLATLNGSVLDSPSEGPGPAAPAEAEGQKLRNVLVLSGGEGYIDFRIGDGEDDETEEGSGDVSQVKPVLSKAERSHVIVWQVSYTPE
- the MAPK8IP3 gene encoding C-Jun-amino-terminal kinase-interacting protein 3 isoform X1, encoding MMEIQMDEGGGVVVYQDDYCSGSVMSERVSGLAGSIYREFERLIHCYDEEVVKELMPLVVNVLENLDSVLSENQEHEVELELLREDNEQLLTQYEREKALRRQAEEKFIEFEDALEQEKKELQIQVEHYEFQTRQLELKAKNYADQISRLEERESEMKKEYNALHQRHTEMIQTYVEHIERSKMQQVGGSGQTEGSLPGRSPRQSWRKSRKERPTSLNVFPLADGMVRAQMGGKLVPAGDHWHLSDLGQLQSSSNYQCPQDEMSESGQSSAAATPSTTGTKSNTPTSSVPSAAVTPLNESVQPLGGYGGGSKNTRAREKRNSRNMEVQVTQEMRNVSIGMGSSDEWSDVQDIIDSTPELDMCPETRLDRTGSSPTQGIVNKAFGINTDSLYHELSTAGSEVIGDVDEGADLLGEFSVRDDFFGMGKEVGNLLLENSQLLETKNALNVVKNDLIAKVDQLSGEQEVLKGELEAAKQAKVKLENRIKELEEELKRAKSEAIVARREPREEVEDVSSYLCTELDKIPMAQRRRFTRVEMARVLMERNQYKERLMELQEAVRWTEMIRASREHPSVQEKKKSTIWQFFSRLFSSSSSPPPAKRAYPSVNIHYKSPTTAGFSQRRNHGMCQISAGSRPLEFFPDDDCTSSARREQKREQYRQVREHVRNDDGRLQACGWSLPAKYKQLSPSGAQEDTRMKNVPVPVYCRPLVEKDPTMKLWCAAGVSLNGWKPPEDDPGNGAKPTPGRDPLTCDREADGEPRSNHASPEKKKAKETPETDATSSRVWILTSTLSTSKVVIVDANQPGTVVDQFTVCNAHVLCIASIPAASDSDYPPGEMFLDSDMNPEDSGTDGVLAGITLVGCATRCNVPRSNCSSRGDTPVLDKEQGEVAAVANGKVNPSQSTEEATEATEVPDPGPSEPEAAAVRPGPLTEHVFTDPAPAPPSGTQPGSENGLEPDGSAAQPGPEPSGDPAGAGSSAAPTMWLGAQNGWLYVHSAVANWKKCLHAIKLKDSVLSLVHVKGRVLVALADGTLAIFHRGEDGQWDLSNYHLMGLGHPHHSIRCMAVVFDRVWCGYKNKVHVIQPKTMQIEKSFDAHPRRESQVRQLAWIGDGVWVSIRLDSTLRLYHAHTHQHLQDVDIEPYVSKMLGTGKLGFSFVRITALLIAGSRLWVGTGNGVVISIPLTETVVLHRGQLLGLRANKTSPTSGEGARPGGVIHVYGDDGSDKAASSFIPYCSMAQAQLCFHGHRDAVKFFVSVPGNVLATLNGSVLDSPSEGPGPAAPAEAEGQKLRNVLVLSGGEGYIDFRIGDGEDDETEEGSGDVSQVKPVLSKAERSHVIVWQVSYTPE